A DNA window from Helianthus annuus cultivar XRQ/B chromosome 15, HanXRQr2.0-SUNRISE, whole genome shotgun sequence contains the following coding sequences:
- the LOC110912416 gene encoding uncharacterized protein LOC110912416 isoform X2, producing MVKSTDLSKDDEEFVKLAVSNNQGGGSVPSEDDGQPSDCGVKEARLNGDVVLVNKFEHAEVTLAANNEHVSAVSVEENSSTVIENKISVVAENGSTVQDVSHKRTGNPASNREIDAVSGTKRPRITVDEKQASVHIVYNSITRESKRKLEELLQQWSEWHAQHNSSSHVELESGEGTYFPVLSVGLDKSSAVSFWMDGQTKNSQSKEVIALDNNSIPLYDRGYSFGLTSTDGPSNVDGGLEIVDGSRCFNCGSYNHALKECPKPRDNAAVNNARKQHKAKRNQNAVSRNLTRYYQDTPAGKFDGLRPGVLDAETRKLLGLKELDPPPWLNRMREIGYPPGYLDAEDDDDQPSGIEIFGEEVVVKQETEDGEALDMDSKPEPSKKKSVKFPGVNAPIPENADEWRWAARAWKFELPRSRSSNHRYHSSTESAATRPHHHEERWNRDNRYYNSTESAATRPHHHEERWNHDMFREDRVHSGSFSSSFSNRYTGYDDFSGHRNLLIHETRSSHGSDRWNPYSTDSKDHRHRSWR from the exons ATGGTAAAATCAACTGATTTAAGCAAGGACGACGAGGAATTCGTTAAACTTGCGGTTTCTAATAATCAAGGTGGTGGAAGTGTGCCCAGTGAAGATGACGGTCAACCTAGTGATTGTGGGGTTAAGGAAGCTCGTTTAAACGGGGACGTCGTGTTGGTTAACAAGTTTGAACATGCTGAGGTTACATTAGCTGCTAATAATGAACATGTTTCAGCCGTTAGCGTTGAAGAAAACAGTTCTACAGTTATAGAAAACAAGATTTCAGTTGTTGCCGAGAATGGTTCAACAGTTCAAGACGTTTCTCATAAAAGAACCGGAAATCCTGCCAGTAATCGTGAGATAGATG CCGTATCTGGTACTAAAAGACCCCGAATAACCGTAGATGAAAAGCAGGCTTCCGTCCACATCGTTTATAATTCTATAACAAg AGAGAGTAAACGGAAACTTGAGGAATTATTACAACAGTGGTCAGAATGGCATGCTCAACATAATTCATCATCTCAT GTTGAACTAGAATCCGGTGAGGGGACCTATTTTCCAGTACTTAGTGTTGGTCTGGATAAATCTTCTGCAGTG TCATTCTGGATGGATGGGCAAACGAAGAATTCTCAAAGCAAGGAAGTTATAGCTTTGGATAATAATTCAATCCCTCTTTATGATCGTGGGTATTCTTTTGGCTTAACATCAACCGATGGTCCAAGTAACGTAGACGG AGGGTTGGAAATAGTAGACGGTTCTCGCTGCTTCAACTGCGGTTCATACAACCATGCACTAAAGGAATGCCCAAAGCCTCGTGACAATGCTGCGGTTAACAATGCCCGTAAACAACACAAAGCTAAACGTAACCAGAATGCTGTTTCTCGTAACCTGACTCGATACTATCAAGACACTCCTGCTGGAAAGTTTGATGGTTTAAGGCCAGGTGTGCTAGATGCCGAAACGAGAAAACTTCTGGGTCTCAAA GAGCTTGATCCACCTCCATGGCTCAACAGAATGCGAGAGATCGGCTACCCACCAGGGTACCTAG atgcagaagatgatgatgatcagCCATCTGGGATTGAGATATTCGGTGAAGAGGTGGTTGTTAAGCAAGAAACTGAGGATGGTGAAGCCCTCGATATGGATAGTAAACCTGAACCGTCCAAGAAAAAGAGTGTCAAATTTCCAGGAGTAAACGCCCCAATTCCAGAAAATGCCGACGAGTGGCGTTGGGCAGCAAGGGCTTGGAAGTTCGAATTGCCTAGAAGCCGGTCATCAAACCATCGATACCATAGTTCAACTGAATCCGCTGCAACTAGGCCTCATCATCATGAAGAAAGATGGAACCGAGATAATAGATACTATAATTCAACTGAATCTGCTGCGACTAGACCACATCATCATGAAGAAAGGTGGAACCATGACATGTTTAGAGAAGATAGAGTTCACAGCGGTTCCTTCTCATCTAGCTTCTCGAATAGGTACACTGGTTATGATGACTTTAGTGGTCATCGAAATCTTTTGATTCATGAAACAAGATCGAGCCATGGTAGTGATCGTTGGAATCCTTACTCGACTGACTCGAAGGATCATCGCCATCGTAGTTGGAGGTGA
- the LOC110912416 gene encoding uncharacterized protein LOC110912416 isoform X1: protein MVKSTDLSKDDEEFVKLAVSNNQGGGSVPSEDDGQPSDCGVKEARLNGDVVLVNKFEHAEVTLAANNEHVSAVSVEENSSTVIENKISVVAENGSTVQDVSHKRTGNPASNREIDAVSGTKRPRITVDEKQASVHIVYNSITRESKRKLEELLQQWSEWHAQHNSSSHDSQVELESGEGTYFPVLSVGLDKSSAVSFWMDGQTKNSQSKEVIALDNNSIPLYDRGYSFGLTSTDGPSNVDGGLEIVDGSRCFNCGSYNHALKECPKPRDNAAVNNARKQHKAKRNQNAVSRNLTRYYQDTPAGKFDGLRPGVLDAETRKLLGLKELDPPPWLNRMREIGYPPGYLDAEDDDDQPSGIEIFGEEVVVKQETEDGEALDMDSKPEPSKKKSVKFPGVNAPIPENADEWRWAARAWKFELPRSRSSNHRYHSSTESAATRPHHHEERWNRDNRYYNSTESAATRPHHHEERWNHDMFREDRVHSGSFSSSFSNRYTGYDDFSGHRNLLIHETRSSHGSDRWNPYSTDSKDHRHRSWR, encoded by the exons ATGGTAAAATCAACTGATTTAAGCAAGGACGACGAGGAATTCGTTAAACTTGCGGTTTCTAATAATCAAGGTGGTGGAAGTGTGCCCAGTGAAGATGACGGTCAACCTAGTGATTGTGGGGTTAAGGAAGCTCGTTTAAACGGGGACGTCGTGTTGGTTAACAAGTTTGAACATGCTGAGGTTACATTAGCTGCTAATAATGAACATGTTTCAGCCGTTAGCGTTGAAGAAAACAGTTCTACAGTTATAGAAAACAAGATTTCAGTTGTTGCCGAGAATGGTTCAACAGTTCAAGACGTTTCTCATAAAAGAACCGGAAATCCTGCCAGTAATCGTGAGATAGATG CCGTATCTGGTACTAAAAGACCCCGAATAACCGTAGATGAAAAGCAGGCTTCCGTCCACATCGTTTATAATTCTATAACAAg AGAGAGTAAACGGAAACTTGAGGAATTATTACAACAGTGGTCAGAATGGCATGCTCAACATAATTCATCATCTCAT GATTCACAGGTTGAACTAGAATCCGGTGAGGGGACCTATTTTCCAGTACTTAGTGTTGGTCTGGATAAATCTTCTGCAGTG TCATTCTGGATGGATGGGCAAACGAAGAATTCTCAAAGCAAGGAAGTTATAGCTTTGGATAATAATTCAATCCCTCTTTATGATCGTGGGTATTCTTTTGGCTTAACATCAACCGATGGTCCAAGTAACGTAGACGG AGGGTTGGAAATAGTAGACGGTTCTCGCTGCTTCAACTGCGGTTCATACAACCATGCACTAAAGGAATGCCCAAAGCCTCGTGACAATGCTGCGGTTAACAATGCCCGTAAACAACACAAAGCTAAACGTAACCAGAATGCTGTTTCTCGTAACCTGACTCGATACTATCAAGACACTCCTGCTGGAAAGTTTGATGGTTTAAGGCCAGGTGTGCTAGATGCCGAAACGAGAAAACTTCTGGGTCTCAAA GAGCTTGATCCACCTCCATGGCTCAACAGAATGCGAGAGATCGGCTACCCACCAGGGTACCTAG atgcagaagatgatgatgatcagCCATCTGGGATTGAGATATTCGGTGAAGAGGTGGTTGTTAAGCAAGAAACTGAGGATGGTGAAGCCCTCGATATGGATAGTAAACCTGAACCGTCCAAGAAAAAGAGTGTCAAATTTCCAGGAGTAAACGCCCCAATTCCAGAAAATGCCGACGAGTGGCGTTGGGCAGCAAGGGCTTGGAAGTTCGAATTGCCTAGAAGCCGGTCATCAAACCATCGATACCATAGTTCAACTGAATCCGCTGCAACTAGGCCTCATCATCATGAAGAAAGATGGAACCGAGATAATAGATACTATAATTCAACTGAATCTGCTGCGACTAGACCACATCATCATGAAGAAAGGTGGAACCATGACATGTTTAGAGAAGATAGAGTTCACAGCGGTTCCTTCTCATCTAGCTTCTCGAATAGGTACACTGGTTATGATGACTTTAGTGGTCATCGAAATCTTTTGATTCATGAAACAAGATCGAGCCATGGTAGTGATCGTTGGAATCCTTACTCGACTGACTCGAAGGATCATCGCCATCGTAGTTGGAGGTGA